AGGCAGGCCGAGCTGCTGCGCTCTGAGCTCCTTGGTATGGCTTCCTTTCAGCTTGAGAAAACGGTCCAGCCTCTGCGTGATGTCATTGACTCTAAGAAAGGTTGGATGTTGCGGATGGAGAGCTTCATGGAGCGAGCTGAGGCTGCAATGGGCGGGCTCTCCCTGACGCCGCCTGTGTTGCAGACTACTCATGTGTTGCGCCCTTTGGTTGTGCCCGATGGCAGCTTCGACGCTGAGAAGGGAGACGAGCTTCATGGTCGTTTCTCCCCTCATGCTAGGGCCAGCTCACCGCCATTAGCCTCTGAGGGACTTGACAATGATGTGGTTGTGACTCCGGTGCTACAGATCATGCCCGAGCTTCGGGAGTTGTGTGGGGGCCCAGTTTTGCCTTTGTGCGTCGAGCAACTGCAGGTAGACCCTCCCGAGATCTCGAGTGTGGCTTTGCCACCAACATCACCCCTGGAGTTGAGCTAGATAGTTGATGCTGAGGAGAGTAGTGATTTGGACGGTGGGATCTCTCGCTCGCCCAAGTCCATTGGACGTCAGGCGTTAGCCATCGAGCGCGGAGTTTCAGATGTTGTTGCCCTTCCCTCATCTGCGACCATCAAGCAGGTGATGCCTGTGAGTGGCATGACCACTGAGCCAAGTGTGTTGACACCTACTCCAACACCAAATCCAAATGCTCTCTTCGCGAAGGAACTTTGTGACTTGCTCTTTAGTGTGGAGGTTGCTAGACCTGGTTTGGACAGGTCGATTGCTTGCCTCCTGACGGGGACGCCAATAAGAGGCAAACAAAAGAAGATGGGCAAAGGCAAGAGTGGTGTCATAGGCAAGGCGTCTCTGGTTGCTTGATGGATGATCTTCGGTCTCTCGGCCTGTCCTCTTGGACTGGGAGGTGCATGATGTCTTGTGTCGTGGTGTTCTTGCTGGGATTCACTTGGCGTAGTAGCAGTGTCAGGGTTTGTGGATGTTGTGCATTCAGTGAGTTTGGCAAGGGCCAACTGTGCGGTTGGGGGTTTTCTTGTCATGTGAGTAGTTAGTCCGTGCTCTATTTGTGTAGGTCTTCGCCCGGTTTTTCTTAAATTAACTGGGCAATTCTCTTCTTCTTAATTAATCGATGAGGCAAACTttttgcctccgtttcgaaaaaaaattatgctctCCAAACTTATATGTGTCCGCCGTGTTTCCCCAGGGATTCAAGTCCATATTATGATTTACCAGCTTGATTACCCTCAAATGCTGGAAGATGAGTATGGAGGATGGCTAAGCCCTAGAATTGTGTAAGATCCCACAATATCTCCCTTGTAGTGATGAAATGGCTCAAAAAAATCTTAAAATTTTAAGAGGGTTCCTACTTTGCTTGTAGTATTTCCTCACAGGTAGTATTGCAAAATGCAGGGATGATTTCACAGCATTCGCAGATATTTGCTTCAAAGAGTTTGGAGACAGGATCTCGTACTGGACTACAATAGATGAACCTAACATAGGTGCGACCGGATCTTACGATGGCGGATCGATTGCACCCGGACATTGCTCCGACCCGTTTGGAGTTACAAAATGTACGGTGGGTGACTCTACAGTGGAACCATATATAGCAGCTCATAATATGCTATTGGCGCATGCATCAGCCAGTAGGCTTTACAGACAAAAATATCAAGTGAGTAATGTTGAACCCAAAATTAGAATCAGTGATTTTCTCCGATAGTAAGCTAGTAGTAAGATTGATGTTGCTGTCTAAGATAAATTCAAAACATCAGTATTCTCTTCCTATACATTCTTTAAAAAGAAATTTCTTTTAATGCGAAAGTATTGTCTGACCACATGATATTTTTTGGGTAGGTCACTATCAATTAACAGTTTATTGGCATATGATTAcatgtttggattttccaacatAAGATCCGATTAACTGCACAAATACAACATTTTTCCTCATGAtgtatattcatatgaaaagatttaTTTGTCCATAAAAAGGAGTTTTGCATGTAGGCCATGCAAAAGGGGGTTATCGGCCTAAGTATTTACTCCCTTTGGCCTTATCCTATGACAAACTCTACGGAGGATTTAGAAGCAACAAACAGATGTTTGGACTTCTTTTTGGAATGGTATGTTATCTTTACTCTGGCTTTGCTCCAGGAATGCAGAACTAACCGACCTGTGGTTCCTTTTAGGATACTAGAGCCCTTGATATCTGGAGATTATCCGGAAAGAATGAAGAAAATTGTTGGCTCTCGTCTTCCATCCTTCACTAATATCCAGTCTGAAGCTATAATTGGTAGTGCAGATTTCATTGGGATAAATCACTACTATTCTGTCTTCGTGAATGATCGTCCTTTAGACAAAGGCACTCGTGACTATACAGCCGACTTGTCAATTATCTACAAAGGCAAGCATCATTGTTTTACTGTTCATAAGTTTTTGTAGCAGCGGTAGTGAGCAATGTGTTCCATTTGTTTACTAACAGCATAGTGATGCAAACCGATTGTTCAAATTGTCATATAAACGGACTTAAATTGATTACACTTTTGAAGCAGATTTACAACTCTGAGATATTTTATCCAAATGATACATCTAACGAAATATATGTTTCATTAGTGCAGCTTCTAAAACAGACCCGCCAGCCGGTAAGGTAAAGTTTTTCATCAATATGTTTGTCAGATACTAGACTGGATTCAGCTATTTTGTACATGAAACATCTACTATGAAATTCTAACCCAACACAAGATACTAAAAAAAAAATGAAATGTATGCTTGAAGGTCATGCAGTTGTGTGAGATACAGAGATTGTGTCTATCTTGCAAGTTGTGACATTTAGAACGACTTGCGAATGCAGGCTCCCCCAACGTCATTTCCAAGTGACCCCGAAGGATTGCAACGTGTGTTATTGTACTTGAAAGAAGCCTACAGAGACATTCCCATTTATATCCAAGAGAATGGCAAGTCCATCTAGTTTCTGATTACAATGATCTCCAATAACTCTATGTAAAATCATGTTAGTGTTTACGGGCGTCATCGTTAATTTGCAGTTCATACGATGATATATTTTGCCCCATCTCCTTTCTCTCTCAGGTCAATCATCTAGTAATAACACTCTTGAAGACATCGGCAGGACCGAATACTTGAAGAGCTACATAGGGAGCACATTGGCTGCAGTAAGGTCAGTGATTCAACAACAAAATTCTTCAAAATCTTCAGAGTGCAGAATTGGCCTTACCATGCACGCTGTTGTTTTGCTCTGCAGGAGTGAAGCTAATGTGAAAGGCTACTTCGCCTGGGCATTCTTGGACGCCTTCGAGTACCTGTCAGGGTATCAGGCACGTTACGGCCTGTACCGTGTCGATTTCGACGACGAGGCCCTGCCACGGCAAGCCAGGCTCTCTGCTCGCTGGTACTCCGCCTTCCTGAAGAACCAGGACATCCTTGTTCAGAGTGAGCTCAACAATACAGGATGGCATGCTGAACAATGAGTCTGCCTCATCGGACACACTCACCGTTTATACCTCAGGGTCAACGTACATACGTAGGCGTACCACACATGCATAGATACTGCAATGTAGTTTGGAAAATCATTTTAAACAACCGACtgattctctctctctctctctcagggTCGCTTCTACACGGCACGTGCCTCATGGGATTTTCTTAGAGAAAAGGCATATGCCtgactttataaataaagccaccATACAGAGTATGATAAACCAACACAAACAAGCACCGGAAACCAGGCCCCAACCAGGGCAAGAGTTAAGAAACGGGACACGGCATGCAGGCCAATGAAGTTCACGTCGCACAGCCAGAAGGACACCAAGAGTCAGGCACACAGGGCAACTACCTACTGAGCTACAAAGACTAAGCTTGGCCGTCCAAAGTTTTGCTGAGATAAGGAGACAGCCGAGGTGCGAGCTTTCTCAATCAGCACATCCAGAGCATCACGGTCTGCAACTCTAGTCAATAATCTCCACTGCTCCATAAACAAACACATTTTAAACATGCAATCAGCAGGTTTGTTAAGGAACACATGCTCAATGGTAAACTTGTTCCTGGTTGTCTAGAGGGACCAACATAAGGCAGGAAAACCCAACCAAAACAAGTGTTTAGTAATGCCTACAAGGCAGCCGAAAGCAAGGGCAAGTCAGCAAAGGACGAGGGGTCCCAGAACACCCCCAGCCAGGATCGAATGCAGCACCAGGCCACCTTGGCCAACACGCAACCAAAGAAAATGTGATTAGGGTCTTCTAGAGCAGAGCACAGCGCACATCGATCTGAGCCCGACCCATTGCGTTTACGAATCTAATCCGCTGCGGGGAGCCTACCCCTAATCGCTTGTCACATGAAAATTTTATCTTAGGAGGGATCCTAGCATCCCAAATAGGCTTAAACCTTGAGGTAGGGGAGCCTGAACTCAACCTAGAATAGAGAGACTTGACTGAAAATTTGCCAGAAGAAGAGTGGGGCCAAGTGACTGAGTCCTCCTCCGAGAGCACAGGGAGAAAGGCAACAAGACGCTGCCAGTCATCCAACTCTGCAGGACCCATGGGTTCACCCACAGCTATCCTCCCACCTTAACTCTTACCTCCACTCGTTTCTCCTTTTCCCATTTCACTTTTTCTCTCGTTGACGCCGCTAAATGAGAGCATCCAAGAGGTGAATCGGAAGGACCGCCGCCGGAGTCGAGGAATCAGGAGGACCGCCGTGCTTCCGCTGGCCGATGGCCTGCATGTCTGGCGGACGCTGGTCGACTGGTCACGTCAATTGAAGGTGGTCGAAATTTCCGTTCAGGGGTTGTACTTTGGTTCCTTGGGTTCCTTGACATACACTTCATGGAGGATGTGCTTTCGATCCTTTTAGATGTGTCAGATTCGTATATCATATTCGCAACCTTTATCTGCAGCAGGAGTTCCTTCTGCCCGTCATTCCTGCCAGCATGCGGCTCGTCCTCGTCGTTATTATTGCAAGTGTTTGTCTTGTCCACATCACCGCCTCTGAGTTATTATTGAAAGGGTTTGACTTGTGCACATCGTCGCCTCCGATCTGCACAAACTTCTTGTAGACCAAGCAATTTTAATTGGTGTGGCTGGCGGGCCGACCCCAATTGCTGGAGTGGATGGCACAACAGGGCCCGAGGTGTTGCCTGTTAGGACTAATTCAAGGTTCTAGTTGATCTACCGAGGACCAAGAAATCATACGAGGCATGACACCGAGTTTTGGTAACGAGGTTCATcaatatggctacatccccggggcttGACTATGTGCTCTCATCCCCATGACACTGTCACGACACCGCACCCTGGTCGTGATGAGGAATGAGGATCCCCATATATACATAGTAACACAAATTCTACATTGGAAGCTATATTTACAACATAGGCTAAGCTCACATGAAATTAACTGCGTGAACTTTCACATGAACTTAATTGGTCCACATTAGCCAAAAACAACCTGATTTTCCTCTAGGTTTTCATCGATCGCATCAAATTGTCAAGATACACCATCTTTCGGATTAACCTAGGCCCTTACCTTTGCCTCTACACTTCTAGGCTATGAACTTAACTATACGTGTTCCTCAATTTGTCCATCGACGGAGGCAggggatgatacgtctccatcgtatctaattttccaaacacttttgcccttgttttggactctaacttgcataatttgaatggaactaacccggactgacgctgttttcagcagaattgccatggtgttatttttatgcagaaataaaagttctcggaatgacatgaaacttcacggagattatttttggaattaataaaaaatactggcgaaagaatgaagaccagggggcccacaccctgtccacgagggtggggggcgcgcctctttcctcgtgggccccctgttactccaccgacctcaactccaactccatatattcgcgTTCGGgtagaaaaaaatcagagagaaggattcatcgcgttttacgatacggagccgccgccaagccctaaactctcccgggagggctgatctggagtccgttcggggctccggagaggggaattcgtcgccgtcgtcatcatcaaccttcctccatcaccaatttcatgatgctcaccgccgtgcatgagtaattccatcgtaggcttgctggacggtgatgggttggatgagatttatcatgtaatcgagttggttttgttagagtttgatccctagtatccattatgttctaagattgatgttgctatgactttgctatgcttaatgcttgtcactagggcccgagtgccatgatttcagatctgaacctattatgttttcacgaatatatgtgagttcttgatcctattttgcaagtcaataatcacctactatgtgttatgatccggtaaccccgaagtgacaataatcaggaccactcccggtgatgaccgtagtttgaggagttcatgtattcattaagttttaatgctttggtccggtactctattaaaaggaggccttaatatccctttgttttcaataggaccccgctgccacgggagggtaggacaaaagatgtcatgcaagttcttttccataagcacgtatgactatattcggaatacatgcctacattacattgatgaactggaacTAGTTCTGTGTCACCTTGCAGGTGGAGGTGGGAATAAGTGGGACTAGAATTCCCATCCCACTTAAAACGCCTTATTGGGAGCCCGTTGGACCAGAAAGAAATTAAGTGGGCTAGCCCCTTTAGCCCACTGGGACCCCACTTTACCCTATTAGCCCATCCCGAAGACAGAGGAGGCGCTGCAGCGTAGGCGCATTCCTGCCGCCGCCGCTTGATGGTCGAcgccgctgtcggtgtcaaaatcggcggatctcgggtagggggtcccgaactgtgcgcctaggatcgatggtaacaggagacgtgggacacgatgtttacccaggttcgggccctctctatggaggtaataccctacttcctgcttgattgatcttgatgaatatgagtattacaagagttgatctaccacgagatcgtaatggctaaaccctagaagtctagcctgtatgactatggtaatgtgtatcggtcctttccggactatcccctccggtttatatagacaccgaggggatctagggtttacatagagtcggttacataagaaggaatcttcataatcggtcgcgaagcttgccttccacgccaagtagagtccaatccggacatgggtacagtcttcggccttcatgtcttcacagcccatcagtccggcccatagataaCAGGGTGGACGCCCGAGgcccccttagtccaggactccctcagtagcccctgaacctggcttcaatgacgaggagtccggcgcgcagattgtcttcggcattgcaacgcgggttcccctttccgaactccaagacaGTCTTTAGATataatgattgtatccggacctgccgtatacacaaccacagagagaatatatatattttcACACGAGTTCTATCCACTGACAGCTTTTTTAATTACCCAGCATCacgtctgtccggtcataatttcgaaccgtttctcGTCTGCCGCTCCATGCTTTGAGAAGCGGttgtcattggcacgtcttgtcaaagcagacatcgtgtccccttatcgtgggattcccatcaatgcgggcatgggtaacccaaccgtttatacaacccttaggaataggcgagtttttaggacgagtggggaggcgcttgatattcgcggcctttataaggggataaggacacTCTCCCTTTACCCACACCCTTCCTCCTCTTTAGTCCTTGCGTCCttgagctctagcgcccaagctttagcttttcctTGTTCGAGAAGGcactccaatcatgtccggatctggagctggaggcaagtggatggcctcctccgtcaagaagaaggacatcacggAGCTCCGAGATGCCGGCTATTTAGCCAAGGAGATTGCTCACCGACTCCTGACAAAAGGGCAAATCGTCCCTACCcccgagccccatgagagggttgtgtttctcacacacttCGTCCGTGGGCTGGGATCCCTCTTCATCCATTTGTTCGCGgattgatgttttactatgggctggacttCCACGATATGGCCCCCAACTTTATCCTCAATATCTCAGCATTTATCattgtgtgcgaggcctttctccgcatcccgcctcacttcggcctatggctgaagaccttcaacgtgaaaccgaaggtggtgagcggtcaacaagcagagtgcggaggcgccatggtgggcaaaatgcccaatgtcacctggcctgaaggctccttcgcggagacggtgaagggatgGCAGTCGGGGTGGTTTTACATCAGCGAGCCGCGTGACGCCGATTGGGTAGCAGCCCCtgaattccgatccggagttccgatgcggctcacttcctggcaagagaagggcctgaccTGGGATCCTCGGACGAGATAACTGGGCTCCAGAcatgcgtccagaacatgataaccaagaagatcaagcttgtgaatgtgatccaggttatgctcattcgtcggatcttccgtgccaacgccggacttgctatttgtgggagtacgaccccaccaagcaccagacgctgctagGGCTCTTTGGTGCAACGCACGAAGGTATCTGGAAAGCGCTCTTCAAGGCTGGCGAGACGCCCCCGCCCACGACTGAAAATCGCGGGCTTAGCTCAAAGCGCcatgccaatccggtaagtcctttaatgttttcaaggtatacccTTCACCGGCATATTTTGAGGATGGATCCTGAGCTCTTCCACCTACTTTGCCAGGCCTGGATCGAGGTGGTGGGGCAGATTAACTGTCCAGCTCCGCTTCCTGAGGAGGAAGAATTCCCACTTTTGACAAAGATGTTGTTTCCGGCGCCGTATGAAGTGCCAGAGAAGACGGC
The Aegilops tauschii subsp. strangulata cultivar AL8/78 chromosome 3, Aet v6.0, whole genome shotgun sequence genome window above contains:
- the LOC109766417 gene encoding beta-glucosidase 5 isoform X1, with the translated sequence MDVACDADTCEGWQKVLPRRDVQRQASLAPALAPRPVPAWLHGIQVHIMIYQLDYPQMLEDEYGGWLSPRIVDDFTAFADICFKEFGDRISYWTTIDEPNIGATGSYDGGSIAPGHCSDPFGVTKCTVGDSTVEPYIAAHNMLLAHASASRLYRQKYQAMQKGVIGLSIYSLWPYPMTNSTEDLEATNRCLDFFLEWILEPLISGDYPERMKKIVGSRLPSFTNIQSEAIIGSADFIGINHYYSVFVNDRPLDKGTRDYTADLSIIYKASKTDPPAGKAPPTSFPSDPEGLQRVLLYLKEAYRDIPIYIQENGQSSSNNTLEDIGRTEYLKSYIGSTLAAVRSEANVKGYFAWAFLDAFEYLSGYQARYGLYRVDFDDEALPRQARLSARWYSAFLKNQDILVQSELNNTGWHAEQ
- the LOC109766417 gene encoding beta-glucosidase 5 isoform X2, whose translation is MIYQLDYPQMLEDEYGGWLSPRIYFLTGSIAKCRDDFTAFADICFKEFGDRISYWTTIDEPNIGATGSYDGGSIAPGHCSDPFGVTKCTVGDSTVEPYIAAHNMLLAHASASRLYRQKYQAMQKGVIGLSIYSLWPYPMTNSTEDLEATNRCLDFFLEWILEPLISGDYPERMKKIVGSRLPSFTNIQSEAIIGSADFIGINHYYSVFVNDRPLDKGTRDYTADLSIIYKASKTDPPAGKAPPTSFPSDPEGLQRVLLYLKEAYRDIPIYIQENGQSSSNNTLEDIGRTEYLKSYIGSTLAAVRSEANVKGYFAWAFLDAFEYLSGYQARYGLYRVDFDDEALPRQARLSARWYSAFLKNQDILVQSELNNTGWHAEQ
- the LOC109766417 gene encoding beta-glucosidase 5 isoform X3, with the translated sequence MIYQLDYPQMLEDEYGGWLSPRIVDDFTAFADICFKEFGDRISYWTTIDEPNIGATGSYDGGSIAPGHCSDPFGVTKCTVGDSTVEPYIAAHNMLLAHASASRLYRQKYQAMQKGVIGLSIYSLWPYPMTNSTEDLEATNRCLDFFLEWILEPLISGDYPERMKKIVGSRLPSFTNIQSEAIIGSADFIGINHYYSVFVNDRPLDKGTRDYTADLSIIYKASKTDPPAGKAPPTSFPSDPEGLQRVLLYLKEAYRDIPIYIQENGQSSSNNTLEDIGRTEYLKSYIGSTLAAVRSEANVKGYFAWAFLDAFEYLSGYQARYGLYRVDFDDEALPRQARLSARWYSAFLKNQDILVQSELNNTGWHAEQ
- the LOC109766417 gene encoding beta-glucosidase 5 isoform X4; its protein translation is MLLAHASASRLYRQKYQAMQKGVIGLSIYSLWPYPMTNSTEDLEATNRCLDFFLEWILEPLISGDYPERMKKIVGSRLPSFTNIQSEAIIGSADFIGINHYYSVFVNDRPLDKGTRDYTADLSIIYKASKTDPPAGKAPPTSFPSDPEGLQRVLLYLKEAYRDIPIYIQENGQSSSNNTLEDIGRTEYLKSYIGSTLAAVRSEANVKGYFAWAFLDAFEYLSGYQARYGLYRVDFDDEALPRQARLSARWYSAFLKNQDILVQSELNNTGWHAEQ